GCGTTTATATacctataattttttttaataacttaCTTTTCTTCTGTTTCTTCTGAAAATTGTATACAAATAACATCCCACAAAAAAGAACAAAACTATGAAAGGTAAAAAGGATGCTGCTATATAAGTAGATGAAAGAGAATATTCTTTATGGGGTGTAGCTGCATGTTTTTCTAATcttattaattcttttgaaTGTggttctattttttttatgacaCTCATTTCTATACCTTCACATTGATATAAATCATCTgaacttttaattttacaaaaataaggAGTACAATTATTAACgaaattatcttttatacAATCATTTGGGAGATATATATAGTCTGTATCTTCTTTACTATGTGGGGAATGATTTTGTACATGAAATAATTTTCCATTAAATTTTGCATCTATACATGAGAAGTGATCATTATCATACTTTGTGCATATAGAGTATCTACAAATTTGTTCCGAACTACTTCCAATTGTTACATAATGGCATTTATCTCTACTTATATGAAcatctttatatttatgtcTTAAATCAAAGTGCTTGGGATTTTGTATACTATTTAAAccaattttacttttttcgctttttttattagaaatatCAAAAGAATGAAATGAAAGAGTCTTTCCCATGTTATTTGAACTCACTACTTCacataaagttattttttggTTTACCGTTTTAATACGGCATAAAAATGTTCCGGCATGATTATTCGTATAAAGGTCTCCGAGATGATTAATACGAAGAtaaaaatcatataaaaacaaaataccATCATCCTTATTGTTTGATAAAATAGTTATTTTAGATTTTTGTACTTTAGACATATAAGAAGATTCATatttaagtatattttttaaaatgctCTTTGAAATATCATATGAAGGATATTCTACATCAACATCCTCAAATGTAGGAACACAGTGCAATGTATGAAATTTACTTCCTCGTATCAAACATGTATTAACCTTACACTTAGTGAAGTCTTCTTCAGATTCACTGCACCCTGCGTTATATAGAAGTgccatttttaaaattaatataagatgtatttatttttcttactctttatttcttattattttgtaatttttttcttaatatgcTTTTGTAGAAAtgttgtttttttaaattcttaattttatttattatttttttttatttattataaagaatttggtttataataaagtatataatatttatgaaaaactTAGGTCGAATTTTTgatcttttatttaaatattcaaattttgttatttatattttttctttttaagaaatatattattataaaatttattattcataaGATAAACTATTTTAAACATATATTGTTGTtcgcatttttttttatgaagtataaataaagaatttaaaaattttttaacatcacaaatttaatagaaaacatcaatattaaagaattttataaataaaagttatggttttaattaaaaataaaaaaaataaaatatttaaggaCGATCAAGAAAACACACATAAGAAGGTTGTTATAATATTACTGCTcgtaaaattaataaaattacaattatattatattaattatgtTAGAAAGTAAATAAAGTAACAGCAAATTTTGTGACAATTTTAATAGTCATATACAATTGATGGCGTGGCAATAATTTAATGGCCATTTTATAGATagatgaagaaataaaaataaattaaaattgaaCATGAaacaatattttaatatacaaataataatatataagtaaaaaacataaaaaataataaaatgaaatcaTATAAaacacatatatattattacaaaaatatgCCCCAATCAAGTTGCAACTGATATAACAATGAcaacaatataaaaaaaattgaacttcaaaataattatataacaattttatgaattagttaaattttagtaaaatgaagcaaaaataaaagtattataGAATTTGCGCAAATGCAAAAATACTTCATAGAAAATAAgttctgaaaaaaaaaaaaattaaattgaaGTATAAAATTCAGATATTTATGAAGCAATTTGTATTGCAATTATTATAGAAGTGAGCTCGGATAcaaattatatgtatttgAATACTgatttaaaaatgtttttatttcgAATTtgcattttaataatatagggaaatataatttattttatatgcaTGCAGATATTACTATacatttgatttattaattggccgtttaatgactttgctagagtattaaacaagcaaattaataaagagcactTATGACtaagtaaaaaatttattacgCTTTTAATAgccttattaattgttataaatgagtttttaattataaagaattacttattcttttaattaaaaacatacatacaaactataataattaataaagtcaaatctttattttattcaatgttattttaaaatataacattgattataacaaaacattattaattttatcttttttattttataaaagataattaaatttttatttattaaaaatttctacccaaaaaaaaaaaaaattatttttttttttttttttttaaatatttcaaaacaaaataaacaaacacaaaaaaaaatatatatatatatattttttttttttttttattagtgttAGTACACAATTAGTTTGTACATATACATACACATAcataaactagcttagtgtactacaaaaattataatatcctCTGTTAGTCAGTGCATGGGTACTTGTATATACACGTACAGTAACCTAGAATATTGTActgaaaaaggttaataatagccTTTAGTAACCAACAATAAAGCATTCGAAATGAAAGCTTTAcgtaaaaaagtaaaaataaatataaaaataattataattatggAGATGTGAGTTAAATGATATGCATATTTTAATGATGATTTGATAAAACCATCATAATGAAATTTaacattataaataaaagaaaatgaacacaataattttacttaatatgaataataatataaaaaaaaataaaaaaaagtaatgaaaGTCGTGTgaagaaattaaataaatggTAAAAAAAGGAAGCTTTTAAAATAGAGAGAAAcgtaaatagaaataaataacaatTATTTCGAATATACAATTATTCCAATAAAAATCATGTTAAATTATATGGAATTTAAAGTATAacagaaatatatttaataattatatatattaatggGTAGTCTTCATTTTAGAAACAGCATATATATAACaggaacaaaaaaaaataaaaaaataaaaaataaaagaaaattgaaataaattaaaataagaagaaaatttttaaaagatatattttttattttattttattttttaaatatatatatacagttTTTTATActatcatttatataattataagttatttaattaagttgatgatttattaattgcctgtttaatgactttgtaatttattaattgcccatttaatgactttgctaagGTACTGAATGAACAatataataaagagcatttttataaattttttttattttttttgacttattcttttttttttagtgaaGATGCATAAAGAAAATAgtgtttaattatttaataatttataagtcttcaataaataatatataattaatatataacaaaCATCTTATATAAACATACATACATAATATCTTTGATTAAAGATAATGTCTTTAAGTTTATACCTCCTTAAAAATCTTTGATTTTTAAATtcgtttattttttttttaaatcatccatctttctctttttcaaaaaaaatataaaaataaaataatatcattCTTTACAAAAccaaaatgttaaaaaaatttaattaaagaattttttttttttattgattatttagtttattaattgcctgcttaatgactttgctagagtattaaacaatcaaactaataaagagcatgtataaataaatatacgtttttatatatatatatataatggtttcttatg
The nucleotide sequence above comes from Plasmodium relictum strain SGS1 genome assembly, contig: PRELSG_00_v1_46, whole genome shotgun sequence. Encoded proteins:
- a CDS encoding fam-e protein, producing the protein MALLYNAGCSESEEDFTKCKVNTCLIRGSKFHTLHCVPTFEDVDVEYPSYDISKSILKNILKYESSYMSKVQKSKITILSNNKDDGILFLYDFYLRINHLGDLYTNNHAGTFLCRIKTVNQKITLCEVVSSNNMGKTLSFHSFDISNKKSEKSKIGLNSIQNPKHFDLRHKYKDVHISRDKCHYVTIGSSSEQICRYSICTKYDNDHFSCIDAKFNGKLFHVQNHSPHSKEDTDYIYLPNDCIKDNFVNNCTPYFCKIKSSDDLYQCEGIEMSVIKKIEPHSKELIRLEKHAATPHKEYSLSSTYIAASFLPFIVLFFFVGCYLYTIFRRNRRKHAKLVASCIRTS